One genomic region from Candidatus Amarolinea dominans encodes:
- a CDS encoding response regulator translates to MAISKQRILLVEDNDAMRDGVRDILELAGYDVMTAGDGDQALALMGTHTPDLIISDIMMPQMDGYQLYDSIRQNRAWNAVPFIFLTAKGERADVRMGKQLGADDYLTKPFDSEDLLVAVEGKLKRSRQLETFSVAAINDLKSSIVRTLSHEFRTPLTFIQGYSELLEMSGPGIDINSFQEFLRGIRRGSERLNRLVEDFLLLVRLETNQMEEAMLANQGEVSLADMVHNAARTRASQAAEAHITVSVTAEPGLIVRTNPVYATDILTRLLDNAIKFSRGRATQVWMRAFREGDTVRIDVVDHGVGMASGELPHLFNVLQQINRSQYEQQGAGLGLAIAHGLVQVLGGQMLVTSAEGVGSTFSLVLPLTNAGEA, encoded by the coding sequence ATGGCAATATCCAAACAGCGTATCTTGCTTGTCGAAGACAATGACGCCATGCGCGATGGCGTACGCGACATTCTGGAATTGGCCGGCTATGACGTGATGACGGCCGGTGATGGCGACCAGGCGCTTGCCCTCATGGGCACCCACACGCCCGATCTGATCATCTCGGACATCATGATGCCACAGATGGACGGCTATCAGTTGTACGATTCGATTCGCCAAAACCGGGCGTGGAATGCCGTCCCCTTCATCTTCTTGACGGCCAAAGGGGAACGGGCCGACGTCCGTATGGGGAAGCAGCTAGGCGCGGATGACTATTTGACCAAGCCGTTCGACTCCGAAGACCTGCTGGTGGCGGTCGAGGGCAAGCTGAAGCGCTCACGACAGTTGGAGACCTTCTCGGTTGCGGCCATCAACGACCTCAAGTCCTCCATCGTGCGCACGTTGAGCCATGAATTCCGCACACCGCTCACCTTCATCCAGGGCTACAGCGAGCTGCTGGAGATGTCCGGGCCTGGCATTGACATCAATTCTTTTCAGGAGTTCTTGCGCGGCATTCGCCGCGGGAGCGAGCGGCTCAACCGGCTGGTCGAGGATTTCTTGCTGCTGGTGCGGCTGGAAACCAATCAAATGGAGGAAGCCATGCTGGCCAACCAGGGGGAAGTCAGCCTGGCGGACATGGTACACAACGCAGCCAGGACGCGTGCGTCGCAGGCGGCCGAAGCGCATATCACCGTCAGCGTGACCGCGGAACCCGGTCTGATTGTGCGCACCAACCCTGTCTATGCGACCGACATCTTGACACGGCTGCTGGACAATGCCATCAAGTTTTCGCGCGGTCGCGCTACCCAGGTGTGGATGCGTGCGTTCCGCGAGGGCGACACGGTGCGCATTGATGTCGTGGATCACGGCGTCGGCATGGCGTCCGGCGAACTGCCGCACCTGTTCAATGTGCTGCAGCAGATCAACCGCTCGCAGTACGAGCAGCAGGGCGCCGGCCTGGGGCTGGCCATTGCCCATGGACTGGTCCAAGTGCTCGGCGGCCAGATGTTGGTCACCAGCGCGGAAGGGGTCGGCAGCACCTTTTCGCTGGTGTTGCCGCTCACCAATGCCGGCGAGGCGTGA
- a CDS encoding ABC transporter ATP-binding protein, which produces MAHGNWSAFLRYDETKGKPKITRSLLRRVASYARPYLPRAALMLLIIAFTSVLGLAPPLLYRDLIDNAIPNRDLTRLNWLALGMIAIPIVSGLISVWQRFLSASVGEGIIYDLRQELYTHMQRQSLRFFTNTKTGELMSRLNNDVIGAQNAVTGTLVNIVTNVIGLISTLAIMISLEWRLTILAVAIFPLFLLPTRRVGVILRDIARKAMEYNANMNTLMNETLNVNGALLVKLFGRQADEVQRFGQINANVRAIGIRRALVGRWFFLGLGIVGSIGSALVFWWGGRLALQGAFTVGTIVAFVNYLGQLYGPISALANVRVEFETAMVSFERVFEYLDLPVEIADRPGAVTLPQVAGHVQFSHVSFGYGAAGLALAAQAGESEEPAAPPAGRDERPGDAEESDPIISPFAPTLAPRLLALDDISFEIKPGQLVALVGPSGAGKTTVTYLLPRLYDCTSGQITLDGHDLRDLSGATLAHTIGMVTQESYLFHDTVRANLLYARPDATPAELETACRAANIHDFIASLRDGYDTIVGERGYRFSGGEKQRLAIARVLLKNPTVLILDEATSHLDSHSEALIQDALQPLMQGRTSLVIAHRLSTILAADLILVMNQGRLVEQGTHAELLAQDGLYASLYETQFRQEPA; this is translated from the coding sequence ATGGCACACGGCAACTGGTCGGCATTCTTGCGCTACGACGAGACCAAGGGCAAACCGAAGATCACCCGCAGCCTGCTGCGCCGCGTGGCGAGCTATGCCCGCCCCTACCTGCCCCGCGCGGCGTTGATGCTGCTCATCATCGCGTTCACCTCTGTCCTGGGCCTGGCGCCGCCGCTGCTCTACCGCGACCTGATTGACAACGCCATCCCCAACCGCGACCTGACGCGGCTGAACTGGCTGGCGCTCGGCATGATCGCCATCCCCATCGTCAGCGGCCTGATCAGCGTCTGGCAGCGCTTCCTCAGCGCCAGCGTGGGCGAAGGCATCATCTATGACCTGCGCCAGGAGCTTTACACCCACATGCAGCGCCAATCGCTGCGCTTCTTCACCAACACCAAGACCGGCGAGCTGATGTCGCGGCTCAACAACGACGTGATCGGCGCGCAGAACGCGGTCACCGGCACCCTGGTCAACATCGTGACCAACGTCATCGGCCTGATCTCCACGCTTGCCATCATGATCTCCCTGGAATGGCGCCTGACGATCCTTGCCGTTGCCATCTTCCCGCTCTTCCTCCTGCCCACGCGGCGCGTGGGCGTCATCCTGCGTGACATTGCGCGCAAGGCGATGGAATACAACGCCAACATGAACACCCTGATGAACGAAACGCTCAATGTCAACGGCGCGCTGCTGGTCAAGCTCTTTGGCCGTCAGGCGGACGAGGTGCAGCGTTTTGGTCAGATCAACGCCAATGTGCGCGCCATCGGCATCCGCCGCGCCCTGGTGGGCCGCTGGTTCTTCCTGGGCCTCGGCATCGTTGGCTCGATCGGCAGCGCGCTGGTTTTCTGGTGGGGCGGCCGCCTGGCGCTGCAAGGCGCGTTCACCGTGGGCACCATCGTCGCCTTCGTCAACTACCTGGGTCAGCTCTACGGCCCCATCTCCGCGTTGGCCAACGTGCGCGTCGAATTCGAGACCGCCATGGTCAGCTTCGAGCGGGTGTTCGAATATCTCGATCTGCCGGTGGAGATTGCCGACCGGCCGGGCGCGGTCACGCTGCCGCAGGTGGCCGGCCATGTGCAGTTCTCACACGTCTCCTTTGGCTATGGCGCAGCCGGTCTGGCGCTCGCGGCCCAGGCCGGGGAGAGCGAGGAACCGGCCGCGCCCCCGGCTGGCCGCGATGAGCGGCCAGGGGACGCAGAGGAAAGCGACCCGATCATCTCTCCGTTCGCGCCCACCCTGGCCCCGCGCCTGCTGGCGCTCGACGACATCAGCTTCGAGATCAAGCCGGGCCAACTGGTGGCCCTGGTTGGCCCATCCGGCGCGGGCAAAACCACCGTCACCTACCTGCTGCCGCGCCTCTACGACTGCACCTCCGGGCAGATCACCCTGGACGGCCATGACCTGCGCGACCTCTCCGGCGCGACCCTGGCCCACACCATCGGCATGGTGACGCAGGAATCGTACCTGTTTCATGACACCGTGCGCGCCAACCTGCTCTACGCCCGGCCCGACGCTACCCCGGCCGAGCTGGAAACGGCCTGCCGCGCGGCCAACATCCACGATTTCATCGCCAGCCTGAGGGACGGCTACGACACGATTGTGGGCGAGCGCGGCTACCGCTTCAGCGGCGGCGAAAAGCAGCGCCTGGCCATTGCGCGGGTGCTGCTCAAGAATCCCACCGTGCTGATCCTGGACGAGGCCACCAGTCACCTCGATTCGCATTCCGAGGCGTTGATCCAGGATGCGCTGCAGCCGTTGATGCAGGGCCGCACCAGCCTGGTCATCGCCCATCGCCTGAGCACCATCCTGGCCGCGGACCTGATCCTGGTGATGAACCAGGGCCGCCTGGTGGAACAGGGCACGCACGCGGAACTGCTGGCGCAGGATGGCCTCTATGCCAGCCTGTACGAAACCCAATTCAGGCAAGAGCCGGCCTGA
- a CDS encoding carboxypeptidase M32 gives MEEKLQQLRSRLAQVDDLGRAAAVLEWDHQTYMPPAADATRARQLATLHRLAHEIFVAEETGRLLADLHSAAADLPPDSDEVRLLQVTQRDYERAVKIPASFVAEMTEAAALSHNAWVRARAASDFKLFQPNLERMFALARQRADYLGFDEHPYDALLDEYEPDMTTGQITVIFDDLRPRITGLLQAIRANGAAVDDGVLRRRYDVERQRTLVYDLMRRFGYDFTRGRHDAAPHPFCTSFSMDDVRITSRILADDLAYFLFSALHETGHALYEQGVSPALGRTPLGHGASLGVHESQSRLWENVIGRSRPFWNYFYPQVQAAFPDALGDVSLDTFFRIVNRVQPSLIRIGADEVTYNLHIMLRFELETGLLDGSLRVADLPALWNERMDAYLGITPPNDADGVLQDVHWSQALIGYFPTYTLGNLMAAEFFDAAQRQFPALWDDIGRGDFSNLLGWLRSNIHVHGRKFSANELLQRATGGELDAGPFMRYLTNKFMKL, from the coding sequence ATGGAAGAAAAACTGCAACAACTTCGTTCTCGTCTGGCCCAGGTAGACGACCTGGGACGCGCGGCCGCCGTGCTGGAATGGGATCATCAAACCTACATGCCGCCGGCGGCCGATGCCACCCGCGCCCGTCAACTGGCAACCCTGCACCGCCTTGCGCATGAAATCTTCGTGGCCGAGGAGACCGGACGCCTGCTGGCCGATCTGCACAGCGCCGCGGCCGACCTGCCGCCGGACAGCGACGAGGTCCGCCTGCTGCAGGTCACACAGCGCGATTACGAGCGGGCGGTCAAAATCCCGGCCAGCTTCGTGGCCGAAATGACCGAGGCCGCTGCGCTGAGCCACAATGCCTGGGTGCGGGCCAGGGCCGCCTCGGATTTCAAGCTCTTCCAGCCGAACCTGGAGCGCATGTTCGCCCTGGCGCGGCAGCGCGCCGATTACCTGGGGTTCGACGAGCATCCCTACGACGCCCTGCTCGACGAGTATGAGCCGGACATGACGACCGGCCAGATCACGGTCATTTTCGACGACCTGCGGCCCCGGATCACCGGCCTGCTGCAGGCCATCAGGGCCAACGGCGCGGCCGTGGACGACGGCGTGCTGCGCCGCCGCTACGATGTGGAACGCCAGCGCACGCTGGTCTACGACCTGATGCGGCGCTTCGGCTACGATTTTACGCGTGGGCGCCACGATGCCGCGCCGCACCCGTTCTGCACCAGCTTCAGCATGGACGATGTGCGCATCACCTCGCGCATCCTCGCGGACGACCTGGCCTATTTCCTTTTCAGCGCGCTGCACGAAACCGGCCATGCCCTCTACGAACAGGGCGTCAGCCCGGCGCTGGGGCGAACGCCCCTGGGTCACGGCGCCTCGCTGGGCGTGCATGAATCGCAATCGCGGCTGTGGGAAAACGTCATCGGCCGCAGCCGGCCCTTTTGGAACTACTTCTATCCCCAGGTGCAGGCCGCGTTCCCCGACGCGCTGGGCGACGTGAGCCTGGATACCTTCTTCCGCATCGTCAACCGCGTGCAGCCCTCGCTGATTCGCATCGGCGCGGACGAGGTCACCTACAACCTGCACATCATGCTGCGCTTCGAGCTGGAAACCGGCCTGCTGGACGGCAGCCTGCGTGTGGCCGATCTGCCCGCGCTGTGGAACGAACGCATGGACGCTTACCTGGGCATCACGCCGCCCAACGATGCCGACGGCGTGCTGCAGGATGTCCACTGGTCGCAGGCGCTCATTGGCTACTTCCCCACCTACACCCTGGGCAACCTGATGGCCGCGGAATTCTTCGACGCCGCGCAGCGTCAGTTCCCCGCGCTCTGGGACGACATCGGGCGCGGCGACTTCAGCAACCTGTTGGGCTGGCTGCGCAGCAACATTCATGTGCATGGTCGCAAGTTCAGCGCCAACGAACTGCTGCAGCGCGCCACCGGCGGCGAGTTGGACGCCGGCCCCTTCATGCGCTATCTGACGAACAAGTTCATGAAGCTGTAG
- a CDS encoding ATP-binding cassette domain-containing protein — MPNPDAAQSDRQLIIAWPGHQLTAPLTAPVLRLGRHPDGNDIVIEAPAVAPYHATLRLEADGYHLLDGQERDGQWVRSPNGLSCRGQPVVDEKLDNGEIVRIPGPAEDFVSLLYFDAAAASPGQRTQVSLTHEISLGRDPRNDLVINDPTASAFHATVTPLDQGHLLRDLRSASGTFVNGQRVTQHTLRPDDDILIGSVQLRYDGHHLALVDLRRAGIRLDGVSLRKQVPAARASAGDSGFKLLLSDVSLVIHPREFIAIVGGSGTGKSTLLDALNAFRPVNGRVLINGDDLYRNFDAYRQSIGYVPQDDIIHRELTVEEALRFVARLRLPPDTGPAEIEKRVETVLQQVAMSNRRTVLVRQLSGGQRKRISLAVELIAAPGILFLDEPTSGLDPGLDKRMMFTLRQVANAGTTVILVTHATDNIQDCDLVAFLAERGRLIFYGPPTEALTFFGVHDFAEIYHLVELEPDRWQQAFQASGFYAAYIERRLATTCPRCSEPLAPEQMICANCGYQRQSATTTAQAAPVPVARPTPWRAGLATFSRQTSILIERYVTIMLRDRRNLLFLLLQAPLIALLLFLVMKPGLFNQGLDVEVSDLAEMQKVLFVLACIAAWFGLINAVREIVKELPIYRRERFVNLGVAAYVTSKLVVLLALSIVQAGLLVAIVHLRGQFPAVGASGLPGVIEIFAAVLLVTFASTCLGLLLSAAVGREDRVMSLMPLFLIPQIVFAGVVFKLEGSARFVSWLTFSRWGIEALGATINLPELHRIASYVMPVEALVFPFDHSSAYLRQNLGILLALAVVCMALTVVALKRQDAR, encoded by the coding sequence ATGCCCAATCCTGATGCTGCGCAGAGCGACCGCCAACTAATCATTGCCTGGCCCGGTCATCAACTGACGGCGCCCCTGACCGCGCCGGTCCTGCGCCTGGGGCGCCATCCCGATGGCAATGACATCGTCATCGAAGCGCCGGCCGTGGCGCCCTACCACGCGACCCTGCGCCTGGAGGCCGACGGCTATCATCTGCTCGACGGGCAGGAGCGCGACGGCCAGTGGGTGCGCAGCCCCAACGGCCTGAGCTGCCGCGGCCAGCCGGTAGTGGATGAAAAGCTCGACAACGGCGAGATCGTGCGCATCCCCGGCCCGGCCGAAGACTTCGTCTCCCTGCTCTATTTCGACGCCGCGGCCGCCAGCCCCGGCCAGCGCACGCAGGTCAGCCTGACGCACGAGATCAGCCTGGGCCGCGACCCGCGCAACGACCTGGTCATCAACGACCCTACCGCCTCTGCCTTCCACGCCACGGTGACGCCGCTGGACCAGGGTCATCTCCTGCGCGATCTGCGCAGCGCCAGCGGCACCTTCGTCAACGGCCAGCGCGTAACGCAGCATACCCTGCGGCCCGACGATGACATCCTGATCGGCTCCGTGCAACTGCGCTACGACGGTCACCACCTGGCGCTGGTTGATCTGCGCCGCGCCGGCATCCGCCTGGATGGCGTGAGCCTGCGCAAACAGGTGCCCGCAGCCAGGGCGAGCGCCGGCGACAGCGGCTTCAAGCTGCTGCTCAGCGACGTTTCCCTGGTCATTCATCCGCGCGAGTTCATTGCCATTGTTGGCGGCAGCGGCACCGGCAAATCCACCCTACTCGACGCGCTCAACGCGTTCCGGCCCGTGAATGGCCGCGTGCTCATCAACGGTGATGACCTCTACCGCAACTTCGATGCCTACCGCCAAAGCATCGGCTACGTGCCCCAGGATGACATCATCCACCGCGAGCTGACCGTGGAAGAGGCGCTGCGCTTTGTCGCCCGCCTGCGCCTGCCGCCCGATACCGGCCCGGCCGAGATCGAAAAGCGGGTCGAGACCGTTCTGCAGCAGGTGGCGATGAGCAATCGCCGCACGGTGTTGGTGCGCCAGCTCAGCGGCGGCCAGCGCAAGCGCATCAGCCTGGCCGTGGAGTTGATCGCTGCGCCCGGCATCCTCTTCCTGGACGAACCGACTTCGGGCCTGGACCCCGGCCTGGACAAGCGGATGATGTTCACCCTGCGCCAGGTGGCTAACGCCGGCACCACCGTCATCCTGGTCACGCACGCGACTGACAACATCCAGGACTGCGACCTGGTCGCGTTCCTGGCCGAACGGGGCCGCCTGATCTTCTACGGCCCGCCGACCGAGGCGCTGACCTTTTTCGGTGTGCATGACTTTGCCGAAATCTATCACCTGGTGGAGCTGGAGCCAGACCGCTGGCAGCAGGCCTTCCAGGCATCCGGCTTCTACGCGGCCTACATCGAGCGCCGCCTGGCGACCACCTGCCCGCGCTGCTCCGAACCGCTGGCGCCAGAGCAGATGATCTGCGCCAACTGCGGCTATCAGCGCCAGTCTGCGACGACCACGGCTCAGGCCGCGCCTGTCCCTGTCGCGCGGCCCACGCCCTGGCGCGCCGGCCTGGCAACCTTCAGCCGCCAGACCAGCATCCTGATCGAGCGCTACGTCACGATCATGCTGCGCGACCGGCGCAATCTGCTCTTCCTGCTCTTGCAGGCGCCGCTGATCGCCCTGCTGCTCTTCCTGGTGATGAAGCCGGGGCTGTTCAACCAGGGCCTCGATGTGGAGGTGAGCGACCTGGCGGAGATGCAGAAGGTTCTGTTCGTGCTGGCCTGCATTGCGGCCTGGTTCGGGTTGATCAACGCGGTGCGCGAGATCGTCAAAGAGCTGCCGATCTACCGCCGTGAGCGGTTCGTCAACCTGGGCGTGGCGGCCTACGTCACCTCCAAGCTGGTGGTTCTGCTGGCGCTGAGCATTGTTCAGGCCGGCCTGCTGGTCGCCATCGTTCACCTGCGCGGGCAATTCCCGGCCGTGGGCGCCAGCGGCCTGCCCGGCGTGATCGAGATTTTCGCTGCGGTGCTCCTCGTCACCTTTGCCTCCACCTGCCTGGGCCTGCTGCTCTCGGCCGCGGTGGGCCGCGAGGACCGGGTGATGAGCCTGATGCCGCTCTTCCTGATTCCGCAGATCGTCTTCGCCGGCGTTGTCTTCAAGCTCGAAGGCAGCGCCCGCTTCGTCTCCTGGCTGACCTTCAGCCGCTGGGGCATCGAGGCCCTGGGCGCGACGATCAACCTGCCGGAGTTGCACCGCATCGCCAGCTACGTCATGCCGGTGGAGGCGCTGGTCTTCCCGTTCGACCATTCCAGCGCCTATCTGCGGCAGAACCTGGGCATCCTGCTGGCGCTGGCCGTCGTCTGTATGGCGCTGACCGTCGTGGCCCTCAAACGACAGGATGCGCGTTGA